A single region of the Trachemys scripta elegans isolate TJP31775 chromosome 19, CAS_Tse_1.0, whole genome shotgun sequence genome encodes:
- the EPHA2 gene encoding ephrin type-A receptor 2 yields the protein MERGWGQAPFYFALLLLPGALLSSRAKEVVLLDFATAHGELGWLTHPYGKGWDLLQNVMNESLIYIYSVCNVMEGDQDNWLRTNWIYRSEAERIFIELKFTVRDCNSFPGGASSCKETFNLYYAESDVDYGTNFQKRQFTKIDTIAPDEITVREDFASRNVKLNMEVRTVGPLSRKGFYLAFQDIGACVALLSVRIYYKKCPGVLQNMALFPETIAGADSQALAKVRGACVEDAVASEEPSMHCNSDGEWLVPIGQCLCRAGYEKVEESCKACPAGSFKPDISGDACSKCPPHTLSSPEGSTSCPCEEGYFRAAEDPVSFPCTRPPSAPHNVMAVGLGAKVQLRWSPPRDTGGRKDITYSITCEQCWPESGECRPCDSSIRYSDQPQGLTRTSLTVSDLEPHVNYTFTVEARNGVSAYGPSRSYGTTSISVNQTEPPRVTSVNLDSQTETSLSISWTVQPRQQSRVWKYEVTYSKKMDENSYSVLRSEGNSVTLSKLTPGTKYLVRVQALTQEGQGAYSMEYEFETRAEGSQSMNTAAAVGGSITGIILILVVVAVALYLHRRRRRSRARQSSEDVYFSKSEQLKPLKTYVDPHTYEDPNQAVLKFTTEIHPSCITRQKVIGAGEFGEVYKGTLKHGKKDIPVAIKTLKVGYTEKQRIDFLSEASIMGQFCHHNIIRLEGVVSKYKPFMIITEYMENGALDKFLREKDGEFCMIQLVGMLRGIAAGMKYLANMNYVHRDLAARNILVNSQLVCKVSDFGLSRVLEDDPEATYTTSGGKIPIRWTAPEAISYRKFTSASDVWSYGIVMWEVMSYGERPYWELSNHEVMKAINEGFRLPAPMDCPSAIYQLMMQCWQQERSRRPKFNDIVSILDKLIRAPESLKTLADFDPRVSIRLPSTSGSEGLPFRTVSEWLDSIKMNQYTENFLSGGYNAIEKVVQMSNDDIKKIGVRLPGHQKRIAYSLLGLKEQVSMVGIPI from the exons TCGTCCTGCTGGATTTTGCCACGGCCCATGGGGAGCTCGGCTGGCTGACCCATCCCTATGGGAAGGGG TGGGATCTCCTCCAGAATGTCATGAACGAATCCCTCATCTACATCTACTCGGTCTGCAACGTGATGGAAGGTGACCAGGACAACTGGCTGCGGACCAACTGGATCTACCGCAGCGAGGCTGAGCGCATCTTCATCGAGCTGAAGTTCACAGTGCGGGACTGCAACAGCTTCCCGGGCGGGGCCAGCTCCTGCAAGGAGACCTTCAACCTGTACTACGCCGAGTCGGACGTGGACTACGGCACCAACTTCCAGAAGCGCCAGTTCACGAAGATCGACACCATTGCGCCCGACGAGATCACCGTGCGCGAAGACTTCGCCTCCCGCAACGTCAAGCTCAACATGGAGGTGCGCACGGTGGGGCCCCTGAGCCGCAAGGGTTTCTACCTGGCCTTCCAGGACATCGGGGCCTGCGTGGCCCTGCTCTCCGTCCGCATCTACTACAAGAAGTGCCCCGGCGTGCTGCAGAACATGGCGCTCTTCCCCGAGACCATCGCCGGTGCTGACTCACAGGCGCTGGCTAAGGTCAGAGGCGCGTGCGTGGAGGATGCGGTGGCCAGCGAGGAGCCCAGCATGCATTGCAACTCGGACGGGGAATGGCTGGTGCCCATCGGGCAGTGCCTGTGCCGGGCGGGATACGAGAAGGTGGAGGAGAGCTGCAAAG CCTGCCCTGCTGGGTCCTTCAAGCCGGACATCTCCGGTGATGCCTGCTCCAAGTGTCCCCCCCACACGCTCTCCTCTCCTGAAGGCTCCACCTCGTGCCCATGTGAGGAAGGCTATTTCCGGGCAGCAGAGGATCCAGTGTCTTTTCCCTGCACCC gtcccccttctgccccccacaACGTCATGGCCGTCGGCTTGGGCGCCAAGGTGCAGCTGCGCTGGTCCCCGCCCCGCGACACGGGGGGCCGTAAGGACATCACCTACAGCATCACGTGTGAGCAGTGCTGGCCGGAGTCGGGGGAGTGTCGGCCCTGTGACAGCAGCATCCGCTACTCGGACCAGCCCCAGGGGCTGACCAGGACGTCTCTGACCGTCAGCGACCTGGAGCCGCATGTTAATTACACCTTCACCGTGGAGGCCAGGAACGGGGTGTCCGCCTACGGCCCCAGCCGCAGCTATGGCACTACGAGCATCAGCGTCAACCAGACAG AGCCTCCCCGGGTGACATCGGTGAATTTGGACAGCCAGACTGAAACCAGCCTGAGCATCTCCTGGACCGTCCAGCCCCGGCAGCAGAGCCGCGTCTGGAAGTACGAGGTCACCTACAGCAAGAAG ATGGATGAGAACAGCTACTCGGTCCTGCGCTCCGAAGGGAACTCGGTGACCCTCTCCAAGCTCACACCGGGCACCAAGTACTTGGTGCGGGTCCAGGCCCTGACACAAGAAGGCCAGGGGGCCTACAGCATGGAGTATGAGTTTGAGACGCGTGCTGAGG GCTCCCAGAGCATGAACACGGCAGCCGCGGTCGGCGGCTCTATCACTGGGATCATTTTGATACTGGTCGTGGTAGCTGTCGCCCTCTACCTTCACCGAAG GAGAAGGCGCTCACGGGCCCGTCAGTCGTCTGAGGACGTTTACTTCTCCAAGTCTG AACAGCTGAAGCCCCTGAAGACCTACGTGGACCCCCACACCTACGAAGACCCCAACCAGGCGGTGCTGAAATTTACAACTGAGATTCACCCCTCGTGCATCACCCGGCAGAAGGTGATCGGTGCAG GCGAGTTCGGGGAAGTTTACAAGGGGACACTGAAACACGGGAAGAAGGACATCCCGGTGGCAATCAAGACCCTGAAGGTTGGCTACACGGAGAAGCAGCGCATCGACTTCCTGAGCGAGGCCAGTATCATGGGCCAGTTCTGCCACCACAACATCATCCGGCTGGAGGGCGTCGTCTCCAAGT ACAAACCATTCATGATCATCACCGAGTACATGGAGAACGGAGCCCTGGACAAGTTCCTGCGG GAGAAGGACGGTGAGTTCTGCATGATCCAGCTGGTGGGCATGCTGCGGGGCATCGCCGCGGGCATGAAGTACCTGGCCAACATGAACTACGTGCACCGGGACCTGGCTGCCCGCAACATCCTCGTCAACAGCCAGCTGGTCTGCAAGGTGTCCGACTTTGGCCTGTCCCGCGTCCTGGAAGACGATCCCGAGGCCACGTACACCACCAGC GGCGGCAAGATCCCCATCCGCTGGACGGCCCCGGAAGCCATCTCCTACCGGAAGTTCACCTCGGCCAGCGACGTGTGGAGCTACGGCATCGTCATGTGGGAGGTGATGTCCTACGGTGAGCGGCCCTACTGGGAGCTCTCCAACCACGAG GTCATGAAAGCCATCAACGAAGGCTTCCGGCTGCCCGCCCCCATGGACTGCCCCTCCGCCATCTACCAGCTGATGATGCAGTGCTGGCAACAGGAGAGGAGCCGCCGGCCCAAGTTCAACGACATCGTCAGCATCCTCGACAAGCTCATCCGGGCCCCCGAGTCGCTCAAGACCTTGGCAGACTTCGACCCCCG GGTGTCCATCCGCCTGCCCAGCACCAGCGGCTCGGAGGGCCTTCCCTTCAGAACCGTCTCCGAGTGGCTGGACTCCATCAAGATGAACCAGTACACAGAGAACTTCCTGTCGGGCGGCTACAACGCCATCGAGAAAGTGGTGCAGATGAGCAACGA CGACATTAAGAAAATCGGGGTGCGCCTGCCGGGTCACCAGAAACGCATCGCCTATAGCCTGCTGGGGCTGAAGGAGCAGGTGAGCATGGTTGGCATCCCGATCTGA